One segment of Cyprinus carpio isolate SPL01 chromosome B20, ASM1834038v1, whole genome shotgun sequence DNA contains the following:
- the LOC109044838 gene encoding leukocyte elastase inhibitor-like has protein sequence MTLGQVSLSRRRSFGTSIFYKSVIIMEGLSRANSAFALDLYRTLSASNAEGNTFFSPLSISAALSMVYLGARGDTAKEMEKVLSFSSVSDVHSHFESLTSAINSPSASYILRLANRLYGEKTFSFLPEYLESTLKLYHADLQAVDFIGASDESRQLINKWVEEQTENKIKDLIKPGMVTGMTRLALVNAIYFKGNWLQKFNAQDTKEMPFKINQNERRPVQMMYQKKKFPFNYVCDHRLQVLELPYVKEELSMLILLPEESQDGSDPLHKLERELTLDKLHEWTNRNNMDTHTEIIVHLPKFKLEVESSLAEILMGMGMTSVFQGPMADLTGMSSQGGLFLSAVAHKAFVDVNEEGTEAAAATAAIVAFCMLREEHFKADHPFLFFIRHNPTNSILFFGRFRGPS, from the exons ATGACTCTAGGGCAGGTTTCTCTTTCACGCAGACGTTCTTTTGGGACAAGCATCTTTTATAAAAG TGTCATCATCATGGAGGGTCTCTCTCGTGCTAACAGTGCCTTCGCTCTGGATCTCTATCGGACTCTGAGCGCGAGCAACGCTGAGGGAAACACGTTCTTTTCTCCACTGAGCATCAGCGCTGCGCTCAGCATGGTCTACTTGGGAGCCCGAGGAGACACTGCCAAAGAAATGGAAAAG GTTTTGTCCTTCAGTTCTGTCTCTGATGTTCACTCTCATTTTGAGAGCCTCACCTCAGCAATCAACAGTCCATCAGCTTCCTATATCCTCAGACTGGCCAACCGTCTCTACGGAGAGAAAACCTTCAGCTTCTTACCT GAGTATTTGGAATCCACTCTGAAGCTGTACCACGCTGACCTTCAAGCTGTGGACTTCATTGGAGCATCTGACGAGTCACGACAGCTCATTAACAAATGGGTGGAAGAGCAGACAGAGA ATAAAATCAAAGACCTTATCAAGCCAGGAATGGTGACCGGAATGACCCGACTAGCTCTGGTTAACGCCATCTATTTCAAAGGGAACTGGCTACAGAAATTCAATGCTCAAGACACTAAAGAAATGCCATTTAAAATCAACCAG AATGAGCGCCGGCCAGTGCAAATGATGTACCAGAAGAAAAAGTTCCCCTTCAACTATGTCTGTGACCACCGCTTGCAAGTGCTGGAGTTGCCATACGTAAAGGAGGAGCTCAGCATGTTGATCCTTCTTCCTGAGGAAAGTCAGGATGGCTCTGACCCTCTTCATAAG CTGGAGAGAGAGCTGACCCTTGATAAGCTGCATGAATGGACCAACAGAAACAATATGGACACCCACACAGAGATCATAGTCCACTTGCCAAAGTTCAAGCTGGAGGTTGAGAGCTCCTTAGCAGAAATATTGATGGGGATGGGGATGACCTCTGTGTTTCAGGGTCCAATGGCTGATCTGACAGGCATGAGCAGTCAGGGTGGCCTCTTCCTCTCGGCAGTGGCCCACAAGGCCTTTGTGGATGTAAATGAAGAAGGCACAGAGGCAGCAGCCGCTACGGCAGCCATTGTGGCATTCTGCATGTTACGAGAGGAGCACTTCAAGGCAGATCACCCCTTCTTGTTCTTCATCAGGCACAATCCCACCAACAGCATCCTCTTCTTCGGCAGATTCAGAGGCCCATCTTAA
- the LOC109079842 gene encoding leukocyte elastase inhibitor-like gives MEGLSRANSLFALDLYRTLSESNAEGNMFFSPLSISAALSMVYLGARGDTAKEMEKVLSFSSVSDVHSHFETLISTINRPSASYILKLANRLYGEKTFNFLPEYLDSTLKLYHADLQAVDFIGASDESRQLINKWVEEQTENKIKDLLQPGVINGLTRLVLVNAIYFKGTWMHTFEALNTREMPFKINQNESRPVQMMYQKEIFPFRYIPEYELQVLELPYEQEELSMLILLPNETQDGSDPLLKLESKLTLDKLLDWTEKDKMAMQMDIEVHLPKFKLEVGSSLSEILQKMGMSSVFQETKADLTGMSSQSGLFISAVIHKAFIEVNEEGTEAAAATAVIVECCDCYVPFQRFTADHPFLFFIRHNPTNSILFLGRFRGPS, from the exons ATGGAGGGTCTCTCTCGTGCTAACAGTCTCTTCGCTCTGGATCTCTATCGGACTCTGAGCGAGAGCAACGCTGAGGGAAACATGTTCTTTTCTCCACTGAGCATCAGCGCCGCGCTCAGCATGGTCTACTTGGGAGCCCGAGGAGACACTGCCAAAGAAATGGAAAAG GTTTTGTCCTTCAGTTCTGTCTCTGATGTTCACTCTCATTTTGAGACCCTCATCTCAACTATCAACAGACCATCGGCCTCCTACATCCTCAAACTGGCCAACCGCCTCTACGGAGAGAAAACCTTCAACTTCTTACCT GAGTATTTGGACTCCACTCTGAAGCTGTACCACGCTGACCTTCAGGCTGTGGACTTCATTGGAGCATCTGACGAGTCACGCCAGCTCATTAACAAATGGGTGGAAGAGCAGACAGAGA ataaaATTAAAGATCTTCTTCAGCCGGGTGTGATAAATGGGCTGACCCGACTAGTTCTGGTTAATGCCATCTACTTCAAAGGGACCTGGATGCACACATTTGAAGCATTAAACACTAGAgaaatgccatttaaaataaaccaG AATGAGAGCCGGCCTGTGCAAATGATGTACCAGAAAGAAATATTTCCCTTCAGATACATCCCAGAGTATGAACTGCAGGTGCTGGAGTTACCATATGAACAGGAGGAGCTCAGCATGTTGATCCTTCTTCCAAACGAAACTCAGGATGGCTCTGACCCTCTTCTGAAG CTGGAGAGCAAGTTGACCCTTGACAAGCTGCTTGACTGGACCGAAAAAGACAAAATGGCCATGCAGATGGATATTGAAGTCCATTTGCCAAAGTTCAAGTTGGAAGTTGGGAGCTCCCTATCAGAAATACTGCAAAAGATGGGTATGAGCTCTGTGTTCCAGGAAACAAAGGCTGATCTGACAGGCATGAGCAGTCAGAGTGGGCTCTTCATTTCAGCAGTGATCCACAAAGCTTTTATTGAGGTGAATGAGGAAGGCACAGAGGCGGCAGCAGCCACTGCAGTCATTGTAGAGTGTTGTGACTGTTATGTCCCGTTTCAACGTTTCACAGCAGATCACCCCTTCCTGTTCTTCATCAGGCACAACCCCACTAACAGCATCCTCTTCCTTGGCCGATTCAGAGGTCCATcctag